Proteins from a single region of Pseudomonas quebecensis:
- a CDS encoding NAD(P)H-binding protein, which yields MRVLLFGATGMVGQGVLRECLLAADVQEVVAVGRTPLPQVHGKLHQVLHADMLDFQALENLLQGFDACFFCLGVSSAGMNEARYTHLTYDLTLVAASTLARLNPQMTFIYVSGAGTDSTETGKSMWARVKGKTENALLRLPFKAVYLFRPGVIQPLHGVRSKTPLYQAFYSVFGPLLSLVRRVKPEWVVSTESVGRAMLAAVRHGAPQAVVEQAQIQRLAGERV from the coding sequence ATGAGAGTCTTGTTATTCGGCGCCACTGGCATGGTCGGCCAGGGCGTGTTGCGCGAGTGTCTGCTGGCGGCGGATGTGCAGGAAGTCGTCGCCGTTGGCCGCACCCCGCTGCCGCAGGTGCATGGCAAGCTGCATCAGGTGTTGCACGCCGATATGCTGGATTTCCAGGCGTTGGAAAATCTGTTGCAGGGCTTCGATGCGTGTTTCTTCTGCCTGGGTGTTTCTTCGGCGGGCATGAATGAAGCGCGCTACACCCATCTGACTTACGACTTGACCCTGGTCGCTGCCAGCACCCTGGCGCGGCTCAATCCGCAGATGACGTTTATCTACGTGTCCGGCGCCGGCACCGACAGTACCGAGACGGGCAAGTCGATGTGGGCGCGGGTCAAGGGCAAGACCGAGAACGCTTTGCTGCGCTTGCCGTTCAAGGCGGTGTACCTGTTCCGCCCCGGGGTCATTCAACCGTTGCACGGTGTGCGCTCCAAGACGCCGCTGTATCAGGCGTTCTACAGCGTGTTCGGGCCGCTGCTGTCGCTGGTCCGTCGGGTAAAGCCTGAATGGGTGGTGAGCACCGAGTCGGTTGGTCGCGCGATGTTGGCGGCGGTGCGCCATGGCGCGCCGCAGGCGGTGGTGGAACAGGCCCAAATCCAGCGTCTGGCCGGCGAGCGTGTGTGA
- a CDS encoding FecR family protein translates to MNRLSDTDILDIEASDSIDAQAASWFARNREDTGRADRKAFAAWHAVPAHARAYAEFEQLWADLAQLQQLNKPVALPPRKASVWRPALAVAAAVLCALMATQLGAPRELYHLQVSAQAKGARTLSLPDGSTLYVNANTRLRVDFSALQRIVQLEEGQLYIDVAPDKERPLFVRAGEASVRVVGTGFDVRRGPRQLVVSVAHGQVAFAPTPQGPTLQLHAQQRASYTYAKGTLVQQPLSDEAVADWRSGHLAFRNRELASLVDELSLYRPQAPLQVSQAVAQLKVSGNLDVNDPDALLNALPALLPVKTVSAADGAIRIEPNQ, encoded by the coding sequence ATGAACCGCCTGAGCGACACCGACATTCTGGATATCGAAGCCAGCGATTCCATCGATGCCCAGGCCGCCAGTTGGTTTGCACGCAACCGTGAAGACACCGGCCGTGCCGACCGCAAGGCTTTCGCCGCCTGGCACGCCGTACCGGCCCATGCCCGCGCCTATGCCGAATTCGAGCAGTTGTGGGCCGATCTCGCGCAGTTGCAGCAACTGAACAAACCCGTGGCGCTGCCGCCGCGCAAGGCATCGGTATGGCGCCCGGCGCTGGCGGTAGCGGCGGCGGTCCTGTGCGCCTTGATGGCCACGCAACTCGGCGCGCCCCGCGAGCTGTATCACCTCCAGGTGTCGGCCCAGGCCAAGGGCGCGCGCACGCTCAGCCTGCCGGATGGCAGCACGCTCTACGTGAACGCCAACACTCGTCTGCGCGTGGATTTCAGCGCCCTGCAGCGCATCGTGCAGTTGGAGGAAGGCCAGTTGTATATCGACGTGGCGCCCGACAAGGAACGCCCGCTCTTCGTGCGCGCCGGTGAGGCCAGTGTGCGCGTGGTCGGCACCGGGTTTGATGTACGTCGTGGTCCCCGGCAACTGGTAGTCAGCGTCGCCCACGGCCAGGTCGCGTTCGCACCTACGCCCCAAGGCCCAACTCTCCAGCTCCATGCCCAACAGCGCGCCAGTTACACCTACGCCAAGGGCACGCTGGTCCAGCAGCCCCTCTCCGACGAAGCGGTCGCCGATTGGCGCAGCGGGCATTTGGCCTTTCGCAATCGCGAACTGGCCAGCCTTGTGGATGAGTTGAGCCTGTACCGGCCTCAGGCACCGTTGCAGGTCAGTCAAGCCGTGGCGCAGTTGAAAGTATCGGGCAACCTGGATGTGAACGACCCCGACGCCCTGCTCAACGCCCTGCCTGCGTTACTGCCGGTGAAAACCGTAAGCGCGGCCGACGGTGCGATCAGGATCGAACCGAACCAATAA
- a CDS encoding class I SAM-dependent methyltransferase — protein sequence MSVTAQPARPAPDHHAQFIELLGESLAHSAFIKLVLAKYVGDEAELQRLIIKPVTVKEQACLSFVYRYKTRDITKNLPVAEGVAAIAALLPASFKNAHLLALTDEAQLEYSKKNKSSLFKSKPQQLREAPSAEHNREKHRFLDLSRPFLADLGVTDAKQTLIPSMSRKWKQINKFIEVFSHALTSSPLKLDQPVRVADFGSGKGYLTFAIHDYLRNTLNAEAEVTGVELREDMVTLCNSAAARLDHPGLVFKCGDVRSVAPSELDVMIALHACDIATDYAIHTGIRSGASIIMCSPCCHKQIRLQIQSPALLKPMLQYGLHLGQQAEMVTDSLRALFLEACGYETKVFEFISLEHTNKNKMILAVKRAEPVDNASLLEKIQALKAYYHITEHCLETLLRADLSVHLLRKNA from the coding sequence ATGTCCGTCACCGCTCAACCCGCCCGCCCTGCGCCGGATCATCACGCCCAGTTCATCGAACTGCTCGGCGAAAGCCTTGCGCACAGTGCCTTTATCAAGCTGGTGCTGGCCAAGTACGTCGGTGACGAAGCCGAGCTGCAACGGCTGATCATCAAGCCGGTGACCGTCAAGGAGCAGGCGTGCCTGTCCTTCGTGTACCGCTACAAAACCCGCGACATCACCAAGAACCTGCCCGTGGCCGAAGGCGTCGCGGCGATTGCCGCGCTGTTGCCGGCGTCGTTCAAGAACGCGCACTTGCTGGCGCTGACCGACGAAGCCCAGCTGGAATACAGCAAGAAGAACAAAAGCTCGCTGTTCAAGAGCAAGCCGCAGCAACTGCGTGAGGCGCCGTCGGCCGAGCACAACCGCGAAAAGCATCGTTTTCTCGACCTGAGCCGACCGTTCCTTGCCGACCTGGGCGTGACCGACGCCAAGCAGACGCTGATCCCGTCGATGTCGCGCAAGTGGAAACAGATCAACAAATTCATCGAGGTGTTCAGCCATGCGCTGACCTCGTCGCCGCTGAAACTGGACCAGCCGGTGCGGGTCGCCGATTTTGGTTCGGGCAAGGGCTACCTGACCTTCGCCATCCACGATTACCTGCGCAATACCCTCAACGCCGAAGCTGAAGTGACCGGCGTCGAGCTGCGTGAAGACATGGTGACCCTGTGCAACAGCGCCGCCGCGCGTCTGGATCACCCTGGGCTGGTATTCAAATGCGGCGACGTGCGCAGCGTGGCGCCCAGCGAACTGGATGTGATGATCGCGCTGCACGCCTGCGACATCGCCACCGACTATGCGATCCATACCGGTATCCGCTCCGGTGCGTCGATCATCATGTGCTCGCCGTGCTGCCACAAACAGATCCGCCTGCAGATCCAGAGCCCGGCGCTGCTCAAGCCGATGCTGCAATACGGCCTGCACTTGGGCCAGCAGGCGGAAATGGTCACCGACAGCCTGCGTGCGCTGTTCCTGGAAGCCTGCGGCTACGAGACCAAAGTGTTCGAGTTCATCTCACTGGAACACACCAACAAGAACAAAATGATCCTGGCCGTCAAGCGTGCCGAGCCGGTGGATAACGCGTCGTTGCTGGAGAAAATCCAGGCGCTGAAAGCGTATTACCACATCACTGAACACTGCCTGGAAACCCTGCTGCGCGCGGATTTATCCGTACACCTGCTCAGAAAAAACGCGTGA
- a CDS encoding RNA polymerase sigma factor, which translates to MSRPKPDPLSADAFRGFYADILHFLRKRTDNVSDAADMTQDVFAQWLGYRDRANVEQPRAFLFQVARNLLRDHWRKQKVRQTVQCEQVDKDAEAVTEEQNEPMAAALRLQRLEQLKEVLAELSPRRREALMLHRFEGLSQAQIAARMGISISMVEKHIAFALLHCKRRLQHEPGTEQPE; encoded by the coding sequence ATGTCTCGTCCCAAGCCCGACCCGTTGTCGGCCGATGCTTTTCGCGGATTCTATGCGGACATTCTGCATTTTCTGCGCAAGCGCACGGATAACGTCAGCGACGCGGCGGACATGACCCAGGATGTGTTCGCCCAATGGCTGGGTTACCGCGACCGGGCCAACGTCGAGCAGCCTCGGGCGTTTCTGTTTCAGGTAGCGCGCAACCTGCTGCGTGACCATTGGCGCAAACAAAAGGTGCGCCAGACCGTGCAGTGCGAGCAGGTCGACAAGGACGCCGAAGCAGTCACCGAGGAGCAGAACGAACCCATGGCCGCCGCACTGCGCCTGCAGCGTCTGGAACAATTGAAAGAAGTCCTCGCCGAACTCTCGCCCCGCAGGCGAGAAGCCCTTATGCTGCACCGCTTCGAAGGCCTGAGCCAGGCGCAGATCGCCGCGCGCATGGGCATTTCGATCAGCATGGTGGAAAAACACATCGCCTTTGCCTTGCTGCATTGCAAGCGACGCCTTCAACACGAACCCGGCACGGAGCAGCCAGAATGA
- a CDS encoding TPM domain-containing protein: protein MALLSEHEQRQVAEAIARVEQQTDAELVTVLAARADDYAYIPLLWASLIALVVPGVVHYLSGYLTMYTLLLAQWATFIVLCLVFRLPKVTTRLIPRSVRHWRASNLARRQFLEQNLHHTVGSTGVLIFVSEAERYVEILVDEGISKRLDDSNWDAIVQAFTQQVKQGQTLAGFIACIQACGELLKVHVPLTQARNELPNRLVVLE, encoded by the coding sequence ATGGCACTACTGAGTGAACACGAACAACGCCAGGTCGCCGAAGCGATCGCCCGGGTCGAGCAGCAGACCGACGCCGAGCTGGTGACAGTCCTGGCCGCCCGTGCCGATGACTACGCGTACATCCCGTTGTTGTGGGCCAGCCTGATCGCCCTGGTGGTGCCGGGGGTGGTGCATTACCTGTCCGGCTACCTGACCATGTACACCTTGCTGCTGGCGCAGTGGGCGACGTTCATTGTGTTGTGCCTGGTGTTCCGCTTGCCCAAGGTGACGACCCGCCTGATCCCGCGTTCGGTGCGGCATTGGCGCGCATCGAACCTGGCGCGCCGGCAGTTTCTGGAGCAGAACCTGCACCACACTGTGGGCAGCACCGGCGTGCTGATTTTTGTCAGCGAGGCCGAGCGCTATGTGGAAATCCTGGTGGATGAGGGCATCTCCAAACGCCTGGACGACAGCAATTGGGACGCCATTGTCCAGGCCTTCACCCAGCAGGTGAAACAGGGCCAGACACTGGCCGGGTTCATTGCCTGCATCCAAGCCTGTGGCGAGTTGCTCAAGGTGCATGTGCCGCTGACCCAGGCGCGCAATGAACTGCCTAACCGCCTGGTGGTACTTGAGTAA
- the yiaY gene encoding L-threonine dehydrogenase: MSSTFFIPAVNIMGTDCLDEAMNAIRNYGFRKALIVTDAGLAKAGVAAMIAEKLAMQDIDSVIYDGAKPNPNVENVEKGLALLQHSACDFVVSLGGGSPHDCAKGIALCATNGGHISDYEGVDQSTKPQLPLVAINTTAGTASEMTRFCIITDETRHVKMAIVDRNVTPLLSVNDPSLMVGMPKGLTAATGMDALTHAIEAYVSTAATPITDACAIKAIELISANLRLAVRDGSDKAARENMAYAQFLAGMAFNNASLGFVHAMAHQLGGFYDLPHGVCNAVLLPHVQSFNASVSAKRLSDVGRALGADTQGISDEEGAQVAIAAIRSLAHDVEIPAGLRELGAKLQDIPLLATNALKDACGLTNPRRADQRQIEEIFRSAF, from the coding sequence ATGAGCAGCACTTTCTTCATTCCAGCCGTCAACATCATGGGCACCGATTGCCTCGACGAAGCCATGAACGCCATTCGCAACTACGGCTTTCGCAAGGCCCTGATCGTCACCGACGCGGGGCTTGCCAAGGCCGGCGTGGCCGCGATGATTGCCGAGAAACTGGCGATGCAGGACATCGACTCGGTGATCTACGACGGCGCCAAGCCCAACCCCAATGTGGAAAACGTCGAAAAAGGCCTGGCGCTGTTGCAGCACAGCGCCTGCGACTTCGTGGTGTCCCTGGGCGGCGGCTCGCCCCATGACTGCGCCAAGGGCATCGCGCTGTGCGCCACCAACGGCGGGCATATCAGCGACTACGAAGGGGTCGATCAATCAACCAAGCCGCAGTTGCCGCTGGTGGCCATTAACACCACCGCCGGCACCGCCAGCGAAATGACCCGGTTCTGCATCATCACCGACGAAACCCGCCACGTAAAAATGGCCATCGTCGACCGCAACGTCACGCCGTTGCTGTCGGTCAACGATCCGTCGCTGATGGTCGGCATGCCCAAGGGCCTCACCGCCGCCACCGGTATGGACGCGCTGACCCACGCCATCGAAGCCTACGTGTCCACCGCCGCCACGCCGATCACCGACGCCTGCGCGATCAAGGCCATCGAATTAATCAGCGCCAACCTGCGCCTGGCCGTGCGCGACGGCAGCGATAAAGCCGCGCGGGAAAACATGGCCTACGCGCAGTTCCTCGCCGGCATGGCCTTCAACAACGCGTCCCTGGGCTTCGTGCATGCCATGGCACATCAGTTGGGCGGTTTCTACGACCTGCCCCACGGCGTGTGCAACGCAGTCCTGTTGCCTCATGTACAAAGCTTCAACGCCAGCGTCAGCGCCAAACGCTTGAGCGACGTCGGCCGCGCCCTGGGCGCCGATACCCAAGGCATCAGCGATGAAGAGGGCGCCCAGGTCGCCATCGCCGCCATCCGCAGCCTGGCCCACGACGTGGAAATCCCCGCCGGCCTGCGTGAACTGGGCGCCAAGTTGCAGGACATCCCCCTGCTGGCCACCAACGCACTCAAGGACGCCTGCGGGCTGACCAACCCACGCCGGGCCGATCAGCGTCAGATCGAGGAGATCTTTCGCAGCGCGTTCTGA
- a CDS encoding DUF4917 family protein, producing the protein MKDFQDTDAHLEDWSALRSTHDFSAILIGNGASRAIWEDFAYDSLFENARTVEEKPLSASELSVFDALQTRSFEQALSALKTTSRVNKALAVSSAAPRNRYYAIKEALINTIHAVHIPWRLVQPSTLATINAELARYPTVFTSNYDLLNYWAILHTPGIDDLFRGADARFDLRDTRSEATRILYLHGGLHLVRNLDGTARKLPTTDSTLLSSFAINNTLKTLDDVPLFVSEGTVQEKLKTIRGSDYLSFCYAQLLAHQGALCIFGHELGTQDSHLVDAIRHARPSLLAISVSGRSDGFIRQQKRRYSQLFDGTGVALRFFAARTHALGNPALSVPVEP; encoded by the coding sequence ATGAAGGATTTCCAGGATACTGATGCCCACCTTGAAGACTGGAGCGCGCTGCGCAGCACCCACGACTTCAGCGCGATACTGATCGGCAACGGCGCCAGCCGGGCGATCTGGGAAGACTTTGCCTACGACTCGCTGTTCGAAAACGCCCGCACCGTTGAAGAAAAACCCTTAAGCGCCTCCGAACTGAGTGTGTTCGATGCGTTGCAGACCCGCAGCTTCGAGCAAGCCCTGAGCGCATTGAAAACCACCAGCCGGGTCAACAAGGCGCTGGCGGTCAGCTCGGCCGCGCCGCGCAATCGCTACTACGCGATCAAGGAGGCGCTGATCAATACGATTCACGCCGTGCATATTCCCTGGCGCCTGGTGCAGCCGTCGACGCTGGCGACAATCAATGCGGAACTGGCCCGCTACCCCACGGTGTTCACCAGCAATTACGACCTGCTCAACTACTGGGCGATCCTGCACACCCCCGGCATCGATGACCTGTTCCGCGGCGCCGACGCCCGCTTCGACCTGCGCGACACCCGCAGCGAGGCCACGCGTATCCTGTACCTGCACGGCGGGCTGCACCTGGTGCGCAACCTGGACGGCACCGCACGCAAACTGCCGACCACCGACAGCACGCTGCTCAGCAGCTTCGCGATCAACAACACGCTCAAGACCCTGGACGATGTGCCGCTGTTCGTCAGCGAAGGCACGGTGCAGGAGAAGCTCAAGACCATCCGCGGTTCGGACTACCTGTCGTTCTGTTACGCGCAACTGCTCGCTCACCAGGGCGCGCTGTGCATCTTCGGCCATGAGCTGGGCACGCAGGACAGTCATTTGGTGGACGCGATTCGTCACGCCAGGCCGAGCCTGTTGGCGATCTCGGTTTCAGGGCGCAGTGATGGCTTCATTCGTCAGCAGAAGCGCCGGTATTCGCAGTTGTTCGACGGCACCGGAGTGGCGCTGAGGTTCTTTGCGGCACGCACCCATGCGCTGGGCAATCCGGCGTTGTCGGTCCCTGTGGAGCCATAG
- a CDS encoding TPM domain-containing protein gives MRLLRIGLALWLLACAGAAQAALTFPALTGRVVDNAQMIDPAVRAQLTQQLQALEQTRGAQIVVVTVPDLQGVPIEDFGYQLGRQWGIGQKGKDNGALLIVARDERKLRIEVGYGLEGVLTDAQSWVIINQVIAPKFKAGNYSQGISDGVAAMVQVVGGEPLAVPAHVADGNFAKDNPGLSIGLFVLLIGVLWLCNRLGLPVGAILLAILSSSGRGGGGGGGGGGFRGGGGGFGGGGASGGW, from the coding sequence ATGCGTTTATTAAGGATAGGCCTGGCGCTGTGGCTGTTGGCCTGCGCGGGCGCGGCCCAGGCAGCGTTGACCTTCCCGGCGCTGACCGGGCGGGTGGTGGACAACGCCCAGATGATCGACCCGGCGGTGCGCGCGCAGTTGACCCAGCAGTTGCAGGCGCTGGAGCAGACGCGCGGCGCCCAGATCGTGGTGGTCACCGTGCCCGACCTGCAAGGCGTGCCGATCGAGGACTTCGGTTATCAATTGGGGCGCCAGTGGGGCATCGGCCAGAAGGGCAAGGACAACGGCGCGCTGTTGATCGTCGCCCGCGATGAACGCAAGTTGCGCATCGAAGTGGGTTATGGCCTGGAAGGCGTGCTCACCGATGCACAGTCGTGGGTCATCATCAACCAGGTGATCGCGCCCAAGTTCAAGGCCGGCAATTACAGCCAGGGCATCAGCGACGGCGTGGCCGCGATGGTCCAGGTGGTCGGCGGTGAACCCCTGGCGGTGCCGGCCCATGTGGCGGACGGCAATTTTGCCAAGGATAATCCCGGCCTTTCCATTGGCCTGTTCGTGCTGCTGATCGGTGTGCTGTGGCTGTGCAATCGCCTGGGCCTGCCGGTGGGCGCGATCCTGCTGGCGATCCTCAGCAGCAGTGGACGCGGCGGCGGTGGCGGGGGCGGCGGCGGTGGTTTCCGGGGCGGCGGGGGTGGCTTCGGCGGGGGCGGGGCCTCGGGCGGCTGGTAA
- a CDS encoding TonB-dependent receptor, whose translation MFRAPCLASPMFRPTLAFTCLAFSLGAQAESFTLHLPAQPLAASLSQVAQQTKIQLLFDEAQLKNLQAPALDGDYSAETAIRNLLNNGEFILIKVGSTYVVKPEAARTTSSSTIQLEALSVIGTGNEVDSSTVGRSTLSQADIERYQANNIPSLLQTLPGVSQGGSLKPGGQTINIRGFGDAEDVPLTVDGATKSGFERYQQGTVFIEPELIKSIEVEKGPNSPFTSNGGFGGTVNMTTKDAPDLLQEGRNSGAMLKYGYSSNDHEQVYSSAVFGRTDDGRFDALAYLTKRDGDDMKVAAKLPNENNQYPINPQRLPNSAQNVDGQLFKVNAHFTDEHSVGLSYSRSHSDRWTPFSAASYPTPPTQANIDRYGYEGALKRFLANRDTVDTTWSGKYEYQPLDNPLVDLTVKYSQSNTEQTDERTDTAFFQLASGGRRMDTAYTDKNLDIRNVSLFDTGPLQHAVTVGTQIRRHTRETEMWMPGATYNTPRYNYGHFQPGFMPHGKVDTNSVFIQDAVTLGDVTVTPSLRYDHVRNRGEANDAPYYSNPDPAVGHDYSDRTYTGWSPRLALFWTVTPQVGLFANWSQTWRAPVIDEQYEVQGVGSRTATSVDLDPERITSITVGNITSFDNLIAQDDSLQVRTTLFHNKVEDEIFKATGVGCQNQAINGGTISTACPPGPMANYRNIGGVTIKGFEVESFYNSTYLFGSVSYAYTTGQHEGAYTNPWGPDVSARDIPPTKWVLVLGTHIPAWDAQVGWMGQFVGATDRLPSDKYSGGPGSSVGDTFYDQYNNKRYNTQGLFAKWKPQQAYLKGTEVNFTLDNMFNNNYRPALSGDRAYTKGRDAKISVTRFF comes from the coding sequence ATGTTTCGCGCGCCTTGCCTCGCTTCGCCGATGTTTCGACCGACCCTTGCCTTTACCTGCCTGGCCTTCAGCCTGGGCGCCCAGGCCGAGTCGTTCACGCTGCACCTGCCCGCCCAACCTTTGGCCGCGTCCTTGAGCCAAGTGGCGCAGCAGACCAAAATCCAGCTGTTGTTCGACGAGGCCCAACTCAAGAACCTGCAGGCCCCGGCGCTCGACGGCGACTACAGCGCGGAAACGGCGATTCGCAACTTGCTGAACAACGGCGAGTTCATCCTGATCAAGGTCGGCAGCACTTACGTGGTCAAACCCGAAGCGGCCAGGACCACTTCCAGCAGCACGATCCAGCTGGAGGCCCTGAGCGTGATCGGCACCGGCAATGAAGTCGACTCCAGCACCGTCGGCCGCTCCACGCTGAGCCAGGCCGACATCGAGCGCTATCAGGCCAACAATATTCCCAGCCTGCTGCAGACCCTGCCCGGGGTCAGCCAGGGCGGCTCGCTCAAACCCGGCGGCCAGACCATTAACATTCGCGGTTTCGGCGATGCCGAAGACGTGCCGCTGACCGTTGACGGCGCCACCAAGAGCGGCTTCGAGCGCTACCAGCAGGGCACGGTGTTTATCGAACCGGAACTGATCAAGAGCATTGAGGTGGAGAAAGGCCCTAACTCGCCCTTCACCAGCAACGGTGGCTTTGGCGGCACGGTCAATATGACCACCAAGGACGCCCCCGACCTGCTGCAAGAGGGCCGCAACAGCGGCGCGATGCTCAAATATGGCTACTCCAGCAACGACCATGAGCAGGTCTACAGCAGTGCCGTGTTCGGTCGCACCGACGACGGCCGTTTCGACGCCCTGGCCTACCTGACCAAGCGCGACGGCGACGACATGAAAGTCGCCGCCAAGTTGCCTAACGAGAACAACCAGTACCCGATCAACCCTCAGCGCCTGCCCAACTCCGCCCAGAACGTCGACGGCCAGTTGTTCAAGGTCAATGCGCACTTCACCGATGAGCACAGCGTCGGCCTGTCGTACTCGCGTTCCCACAGCGACCGCTGGACCCCGTTTTCAGCCGCCAGCTACCCCACGCCACCGACCCAGGCCAATATCGACCGCTACGGCTACGAAGGCGCGTTGAAGCGTTTCCTGGCCAACCGCGATACGGTCGACACCACTTGGTCCGGCAAGTACGAATACCAGCCGCTGGATAACCCGCTGGTGGACCTGACCGTCAAATATTCGCAATCCAACACCGAGCAGACCGACGAGCGCACCGACACGGCGTTTTTCCAACTGGCCAGTGGCGGCCGCCGGATGGACACCGCCTACACCGACAAAAACCTCGACATCCGCAACGTCAGCCTGTTCGACACCGGGCCTTTGCAGCACGCGGTCACCGTCGGCACGCAGATCCGCAGGCATACGCGGGAAACCGAGATGTGGATGCCCGGCGCCACCTACAACACGCCGCGCTACAACTACGGGCATTTCCAGCCGGGCTTCATGCCCCACGGCAAGGTCGATACCAACAGTGTCTTCATTCAGGATGCGGTCACCCTGGGCGACGTAACGGTCACTCCGTCGCTGCGCTACGACCACGTGCGCAACCGTGGCGAGGCCAACGATGCGCCGTACTACAGCAATCCCGATCCGGCGGTTGGCCATGATTACAGCGACCGCACCTACACCGGATGGTCGCCCCGCCTGGCGCTGTTCTGGACCGTCACCCCGCAGGTCGGACTGTTTGCCAACTGGAGCCAGACCTGGCGCGCCCCGGTGATCGACGAACAATATGAAGTGCAGGGCGTGGGCAGTCGCACCGCCACCAGCGTCGACCTCGACCCGGAGCGCATCACGTCGATCACCGTGGGCAACATCACCAGCTTCGACAACCTGATTGCTCAGGACGACAGCCTGCAAGTGCGTACGACGCTGTTTCACAACAAAGTCGAAGACGAAATCTTCAAGGCCACCGGCGTCGGCTGCCAGAACCAGGCAATCAATGGCGGCACGATTTCCACGGCCTGCCCGCCGGGGCCGATGGCCAACTACCGCAACATCGGCGGCGTGACCATCAAAGGCTTCGAGGTGGAATCGTTTTATAACTCCACCTACCTGTTCGGCTCGGTGTCGTATGCCTATACCACCGGCCAGCACGAAGGCGCGTACACCAACCCGTGGGGCCCGGATGTGTCGGCGCGGGACATTCCACCGACCAAGTGGGTGCTGGTGCTCGGCACTCATATTCCGGCCTGGGACGCCCAAGTGGGATGGATGGGCCAGTTCGTCGGCGCCACCGACCGCCTGCCCAGCGACAAATACTCCGGCGGCCCCGGCAGCAGCGTCGGCGACACCTTTTACGACCAATACAACAACAAGCGCTACAACACCCAGGGCCTGTTCGCCAAATGGAAGCCGCAGCAGGCTTACCTGAAGGGCACCGAGGTCAACTTCACCCTCGACAATATGTTCAACAACAACTATCGCCCAGCCCTGAGCGGCGACCGGGCCTACACCAAGGGCCGCGATGCGAAGATCAGCGTCACGCGTTTTTTCTGA
- a CDS encoding LysR family transcriptional regulator — MLHKSLVRRLDLITLQLFVAVFEEGTLTRAATREAIAVSAASKRLMELEQVLGVSLFVRRAKGMELTAAGETLLHHARRMLFNVEKMGLELGEHSHGVRGYVRMLANLSAIIQFLPEDLRDFSELHPEVKTDLEERPSNGVVQGVLDGVADLGICSCDTDTKGLPSVTYRHDKLVVLMPPDHPLAGRPSLAFADTLGSDHIGLHAASSINMRTHAAAREAGQMLRLRIHVPGFDAMCRMVQAKMGIGILPRKAYELFGRPLGLHAVALTDAWSDRSLILVVRDEAQLSPVSRLLFDYLSLSMPSLERPDSLVLRKNS, encoded by the coding sequence ATGTTGCACAAGAGTCTGGTACGGCGCCTGGACCTGATCACCCTGCAACTGTTCGTCGCGGTGTTCGAAGAAGGCACGCTGACCCGCGCCGCCACCCGTGAAGCCATTGCGGTGTCCGCTGCCAGCAAGCGCCTGATGGAACTGGAACAGGTGCTTGGTGTGAGCCTGTTTGTGCGCCGGGCCAAAGGCATGGAGCTGACTGCCGCCGGTGAGACCCTGCTGCACCATGCGCGCAGGATGCTGTTCAACGTCGAGAAAATGGGCCTTGAGCTGGGCGAGCACAGCCATGGCGTGCGCGGCTATGTGCGGATGCTGGCCAATCTGTCCGCGATCATTCAGTTCCTGCCCGAAGACCTGCGGGATTTTTCCGAGCTGCACCCCGAAGTCAAAACCGATCTGGAAGAGCGCCCCAGCAACGGCGTAGTGCAGGGCGTGCTGGACGGGGTGGCGGACCTGGGAATCTGTTCCTGCGACACCGACACCAAGGGCCTGCCCAGCGTGACCTATCGCCACGACAAACTGGTGGTGCTGATGCCGCCGGACCATCCTCTGGCGGGCCGGCCGAGCCTGGCGTTCGCCGACACCCTGGGCAGCGATCACATCGGCCTGCACGCCGCCAGCTCCATCAACATGCGCACCCATGCCGCCGCGCGCGAGGCGGGCCAGATGCTGCGCCTGCGCATTCATGTGCCGGGCTTCGATGCGATGTGCCGCATGGTTCAGGCCAAGATGGGCATCGGTATCTTGCCGCGCAAGGCCTATGAACTGTTCGGACGTCCCCTGGGCCTGCATGCCGTGGCGCTGACGGATGCCTGGTCGGACCGCAGTCTGATTCTCGTCGTACGGGATGAAGCACAATTGTCGCCGGTCAGCCGTTTATTGTTCGACTACCTGAGCCTCTCAATGCCTTCCCTGGAGCGGCCTGACAGCCTGGTCCTACGGAAAAATTCATGA